The sequence below is a genomic window from Henriciella marina DSM 19595.
AGTGCTGAACGCATTGCGGCCGATCGAGTCCAAATATGTCGGTGCGGACACGGTGCGTGCGCAGTACGACGCCGGTACAGTCGATGGCAAGCAGGTAAAGGGTTACCTCGAAGAGCTCGAAAGCGGTGAAAGTGACACCGAAACTTTCGTGGCCATCAAGGCCTGGGTCGATAACTGGCGCTGGGCGCGGGTGCCGTTCTATCTGCGCACGGGCAAGCGGATGCGATCGCGCCACTCAGAGATTGTGGTCCAGTTCCGCGAGGCGCCGCACGCCATGTTCGGCGAGGATCAGGCCCATTCCAACCGGCTGATCATTCGCCTGCAGCCCGATGAAGGCGTGCAGCTATACGTTCAGATCAAGGAGCCGGGGCCCGGCGGCCTGCGCGTGCAGTCCTTGCCACTGAACCTCTCTTATGCGGAATCGTTTCAATTGCGGTATCCCGATGCCTATGAGCGCCTGCTCATGGATGTGGTTCGCGGCAACCTGGCGCTTTTCATGCGGCGCGAGGAAGTCGAAGAGGCGTGGGATTGGGTGGACGGACTTCTGGAGGGCTGGGCAGCGGCCAACACACCGATCCATACCTATGCTGCTGGACTTGAAGATGGCCCTGTCGAGGCGCGCATGCTGCTTCGCCAGGATGGCCGCGACTGGTGGAGCAATGGCAAATGACCTCATTACACCCCAAAATTCAGGAAGTGACTGAGCGGATCGAGAAGCGCTCGGCCGAAACGCGGGCGACCTATCTGGAGCTGATACGGGGCCGTAAGCCTGACGGCTTTGCCCGCCAGAAGCTCGCCGACGGCAACCTGGCCCACGCCTCTGCTGGCTGCGCCATCATGGACAAGACCCAGCTTCTCGGCGCGAACTGGCCGAATATCGGCGTTATCACCGCCTACAACGACATGCTCTCTGCCCATGCGCCGTATGAGGATTACCCACAAATTATCCGCGATGCGGCTCGCAAGGTGAATGCGACCGCGCAGGTGGCGGGCGGCGTACCGGCGATGTGTGACGGCGTCACGCAAGGGCAGCAGGGCATGGAGCTGTCGCTCTTTTCCCGCGACGTCATCGCGCTCGCCTCTGCCGTTTCGCTCAGCCACGACATGTTCGACGGCGCGCTCCACCTTGGGATCTGCGACAAGATCGTGCCCGGGCTTATGATCGCCGCGCTGCGCTTTGGCTGGTTGCCGCACATATTCGTGCCGGGCGGGCCGATGCCATCCGGCCTGCCAAACCCGGAAAAACAGCGCATCCGGCAGGAATACGCCCTTGGCAATGTGGACCGCGACGCGCTGCTGAAGGCCGAAGCGGAAAGCTATCACAGCCCCGGCACATGTACCTTCTATGGCACCGCCAATTCCAATCAGATGCTGATGGAAGTGATGGGGCTACACATACCGGGCGCCGCATTCGAAAACCCAGGCACGCCGCTTCGCGAGGCGCTGACCCGCGCTGCTGTCAGCCGCGTCGTGGAGCTGACGGTGAAGCGCGACTACACGCCGATGGGCGAGATGATCGATGCGCGTAGCTGGGTGAACGCCATGGTTGGCTTGATGGCAACCGGCGGGTCAACCAATCACGCGTTGCATATCCCGGCGATGGCGGCCGCATCCGGCTATCAGGTCGAGCTTGAGGATTTTGCCGATGTAAGCGCAGTGACGCCGCTTCTCTGCCGCATCTATCCGAATGGCCCGGCCGATGTGAACCATTTCCAGGCCGCTGGGGGCATGAGCTTCGTCATGCGTGAGCTGATTGCGGGCGGGCTTCTCAACGGAGAGGCACGTGGCATCATGGGCAGTATTGCCGACCATGCGCGCGAGCCCTGGCTGAAGGATGGCGCGATTGCATTCCGCGAGCCGCCTGAAAAGAGTGGCGATAGTGATATCGTCCGGCCCGTTAGTGACCCGTTCCAGAAGGAGGGCGGGCTTCGCATGCTAAACGGCCCGTTGGGCCGCGGCGTCATCAAGGTTTCCTCGGTGAAGGAAGACCGCCGCATCATTGAAGCCCCGGCGCGTGTTTTCGACGACCAGGACGCTTTGAAAGAGGCCTTCAAGGCAGGGGTGCTGGACCGCGATTTCATTGCGGTGGTCCGCTTTCAGGGCCCGGCCGCCAACGGCATGCCCGAACTGCATGCGCTGTCGCCAGCGCTCGGCGCGCTTCAGGACAAGGGCTTCAAGGTCGCGCTGGTCACCGATGGCCGGATGTCCGGAGCTAGCGGAAAAATACCAGCAGCCATTCATGTCAGCCCCGAAGCGGTGCGCGGCGGCCCACTGGCGCGTGTCCAGGACGGCGACATGATCCGCCTCAATGCAGAGACAGGCGAGCTGGATATCGATTGCGACCCCTCCGTTTTTGAGGCCAGAGAACCAGCGCAGTACCGCCCCAATATTCTGGGGCAGGGGCTTGGACGTGAGCTCTTCGGTGCGTTCCGCAACAATGCCGGGCGCCCGGATTCCGGTGGCAGCCTGTTTGAGTTCTTCCTCCCGCTGCCCGGGGGCGGCCATGGCTGATCCGGTGCTGGTTGGGGATATTGGCGGCACGAATGTGAGGTTCGCTGTGGCCCGGCAGGGCTTTGCTGGAAAGCCGGTCGTTTCTGATGTCTCGGTCATGCCCGGCGACGATTTTGACGCATTCGACGACGCGCTAAGCGCCTATCTCGATCAGCTGGGAAAGGGCGCGCCCCGCGAGGCGCTCATCGCGCTGGCTGGCCCTGTTTCGAAAGGCCGGGTTCAACTGACCAATCGCGACTGGATGGTGGATACGGCGCGTTTACAGGAAAAGTGCGGCCTCGCTTCGGTCCGGCTGGTCAATGACTATGCCGCCATGGCTCGGGCGATCCCTGAGCTTCCCGAAGGCGCTTTCAGGCTCATCCACGAGGGCGAACCAGACAGCAGCTCGCGCCAGCCCATCCTCGTGTCCGGGCCGGGCACAGGGCTTGGTATGGCAACCCTTATACCCGTCGGTACTGCAGGATGGCGGGTGCTGACAGGTGAGGGTGGGCACGCTGCCTTTGCACCAGCGACTCCGCGCGAATGGGCTTTGGCTGAAAAACTGCGTGAGAGCCATGTTTATGTTTCGCGCGAGCTTGTGCTTTCCGGGTCAGGTTTTGACGCGGTCCACAAGGCGCTCTGTGATATCGATGGCACTCCTTGGGAGAAGACCCCCCCTGGCGAGGTCCTTGAACGCGCCAATGAGGGCGATCCGATCTGCCGCGACATCTGTGAAATCAAGGCGCGCGGAACGCTCTATGCGCTTGGGGATGCGGCGCTCACGAACGGAACGAAGGGCGGGGTTGTTATCACTGGCGGCGTGGCAGAACAGCTCGCTGACTGGCTCGCTGCGCCGGGCGCTATTGACCGTTTCCTGCAACGCGGGCCAATGAGCGATTACATGCAGCCCATCCCCATCCGGATCCTGATGTCGGGGGAGGCTGCACTGATCGGCGCAGCCGCACTGCAATTCGATGAGGTGACCGTGCCATGAAAACCATGACCGCTTTTCGCAACGCGATCGACAGGGCGCCCGTCGTCCCCGTGCTCACCGTTCATGAGGCAGACCACGCCGAGCCTCTGGCAGAGGCGTTGATCCGAGGTGGCCTGACATCGGTGGAGGTTACATTACGTACGCCGGTCGCGCTGGAGGTCATCCGGCGCATGGGCCTTGTCGGTGATGAACTACTGGTCGGGGCGGGTACGATCATTTCTGAGGGCGACGTCGATGCGTCGCTAAAGGCTGGCGCTGATTTCCTCGTCACACCCGGTGCAGGCCCCATGCTGCTGGACGCCCTCTCCAGCTATGACGGGGTCATCTTGCCGGGCATCTCGACGGCGAGCGAGGCCATGGCGCGCTTCGACGAAGGCTATGGGGTCATGAAATTCTTCCCGGCCGAAGCGGCAGGCGGCGCGAAATTCCTCAAAGCCCTTTCCGGGCCGCTGCCGCATATGGACTTCATGCCAACGGGCGGGGTCACCCCCGAAAACGCAGTTGACTATCTGGCCTTGCCAAACGTCGTTGCCGTTGGCGGCTCTTGGATCGCAAGTACAGAGGACATGGCGAATGGCGACTGGGACGCCATCGCTGAGAAGGCTGCAGCCGCCGTAAAGCTTGGGCGGCGCAGCTAAAGAGCTCGCCTCAATCTGGTATATCGCTCGCTGGCATCCTCGCGGCGCGGCGCGTGCGAAAGCGGCTTTCAAACGCCACGATCAGACAGCTCGCGATAATGATGACCGCGCCGATCCAGAGCGCCGGACCCGGCCATTCATCAAAGAAGAAGAGACCGAGCAGCGCGCTCCAGACAAGGGCGGTGTACTCAAGCGGCGCAAGGATCTGCGCTTCGGCGCGCGCATAGGCAAGCGTCATCAGATACCAGACCGAATAGCCAAGAATGCCGAGCAGCAGGAAGAACGGAATGTACGACAGGACCGGCCAGCCGAAGAGGCCAATTGTCACCGGAAGCATCACGATTGCAGGCACGACATTGGTGAACATGGCTATCGTGGTTGCGTCCTCGTGGCGGGCCCGCATCCGCAGAAAGACCAGCACGAAGGCATAACCGATCGTCGAGCTGAAGAGGGCGATATAGCCGAGTATCCGCTGTCCGGCCTCTTCGCTGCCGCCTGGATTGGAGCCGAAGACGGCGAGCGCCACACCGCCAAACCCGAGAATTGCAGCGATGATGGCAACAGGGCTCAGCTTCTCACCGATGACGACACGCGCGACGGGCGCAACGAGCAGGGCGGCGGTAAAGCCAAGTGCGGTTGCTTCGGCGAGCCTCAGCTGCGTCAGCGCATAGAAAAAAGTGAAGGCGCAGAAGAGCTGGAGGAGGCCGCGCATCGTATGAAAGCGGATGGCTTCATTCGAGGGGCGTGGGCGTTTCTTGGCCTTGAAGACCGCAACGGCAATGACGGCCCCGAACAGGAAACGCCAGGCAAGCAGGTGATGAAGCCCGGCGCCAGGCGCGACGCCTTTGACGAG
It includes:
- a CDS encoding glucokinase, yielding MADPVLVGDIGGTNVRFAVARQGFAGKPVVSDVSVMPGDDFDAFDDALSAYLDQLGKGAPREALIALAGPVSKGRVQLTNRDWMVDTARLQEKCGLASVRLVNDYAAMARAIPELPEGAFRLIHEGEPDSSSRQPILVSGPGTGLGMATLIPVGTAGWRVLTGEGGHAAFAPATPREWALAEKLRESHVYVSRELVLSGSGFDAVHKALCDIDGTPWEKTPPGEVLERANEGDPICRDICEIKARGTLYALGDAALTNGTKGGVVITGGVAEQLADWLAAPGAIDRFLQRGPMSDYMQPIPIRILMSGEAALIGAAALQFDEVTVP
- a CDS encoding DMT family transporter, producing MLTRLLAMPVLIAVFAIAVGSGIDALVKGVAPGAGLHHLLAWRFLFGAVIAVAVFKAKKRPRPSNEAIRFHTMRGLLQLFCAFTFFYALTQLRLAEATALGFTAALLVAPVARVVIGEKLSPVAIIAAILGFGGVALAVFGSNPGGSEEAGQRILGYIALFSSTIGYAFVLVFLRMRARHEDATTIAMFTNVVPAIVMLPVTIGLFGWPVLSYIPFFLLLGILGYSVWYLMTLAYARAEAQILAPLEYTALVWSALLGLFFFDEWPGPALWIGAVIIIASCLIVAFESRFRTRRAARMPASDIPD
- the eda gene encoding bifunctional 4-hydroxy-2-oxoglutarate aldolase/2-dehydro-3-deoxy-phosphogluconate aldolase; the encoded protein is MKTMTAFRNAIDRAPVVPVLTVHEADHAEPLAEALIRGGLTSVEVTLRTPVALEVIRRMGLVGDELLVGAGTIISEGDVDASLKAGADFLVTPGAGPMLLDALSSYDGVILPGISTASEAMARFDEGYGVMKFFPAEAAGGAKFLKALSGPLPHMDFMPTGGVTPENAVDYLALPNVVAVGGSWIASTEDMANGDWDAIAEKAAAAVKLGRRS
- the edd gene encoding phosphogluconate dehydratase encodes the protein MTSLHPKIQEVTERIEKRSAETRATYLELIRGRKPDGFARQKLADGNLAHASAGCAIMDKTQLLGANWPNIGVITAYNDMLSAHAPYEDYPQIIRDAARKVNATAQVAGGVPAMCDGVTQGQQGMELSLFSRDVIALASAVSLSHDMFDGALHLGICDKIVPGLMIAALRFGWLPHIFVPGGPMPSGLPNPEKQRIRQEYALGNVDRDALLKAEAESYHSPGTCTFYGTANSNQMLMEVMGLHIPGAAFENPGTPLREALTRAAVSRVVELTVKRDYTPMGEMIDARSWVNAMVGLMATGGSTNHALHIPAMAAASGYQVELEDFADVSAVTPLLCRIYPNGPADVNHFQAAGGMSFVMRELIAGGLLNGEARGIMGSIADHAREPWLKDGAIAFREPPEKSGDSDIVRPVSDPFQKEGGLRMLNGPLGRGVIKVSSVKEDRRIIEAPARVFDDQDALKEAFKAGVLDRDFIAVVRFQGPAANGMPELHALSPALGALQDKGFKVALVTDGRMSGASGKIPAAIHVSPEAVRGGPLARVQDGDMIRLNAETGELDIDCDPSVFEAREPAQYRPNILGQGLGRELFGAFRNNAGRPDSGGSLFEFFLPLPGGGHG